GACACGGGAAATACTCCGAAAGGGTTTCGAGTTTTAGAGTTTCTGACCACAGGCAGGGCAAAATGATGCATTGGTCGGTACGTCCGCTCCACAATTTGAACATTGGACTGGCTTTGGCTTCAGGTTTGTTCCACACTGGGAACAAAAGTTACTGGAAACTTCGTTTGCCCACCCACACGCTGGACATTTTGTAACCGCTACAGAGCGTTGAGGGTTTTGTGCTCCTTCACGGTATGGCTCGCCCCGGTGACGATCATGATGATGGTCTTCATGGTGACCATGATGCTCATGAGAATGTTCCTCATGATGTCCTCCATGATGCCCGCCATGGTGATTTCCGTGATGACCTCCGCCAAACAATTCTCTAAAAAAGTCCGACATTCTGGCTCTCCCCCCCTAGTGGTAATGTGCCATTTCCATCGTGGCACAGAGTTCTGAATTATCATGTGGATGCTGTATGTCTTCCATCTGCACCGTGACATGCCCAATCCCCAGGTGAACCATACGATGCTCTAAGTTCTGTAAAATACACTGACTGTCCCGAATGGACATCTCTCCGTCTAACACGACGTGACAGGACAATGCGTTTTTTCCACTTGTGATACTCCATACGTGAACGTCATGCACATCCCGTACACCCGAAGCAGCTTTTATTTCATGAATGACCTTCGATAAGTCGATTCCCTTCGGAGTGCCTTCCATCAGAACTCCGACCGTTTGCTGCACGATCCGCCAAGCGCCTGATGCAATCAGCAAAGCAATGAGGACACTCAAGATTGGGTCGACCACATACCATCCTGTGGCCATGATGATGACCCCACCTACAATGACCCCGGCCGAAGCTGCTGCGTCCCCAAGCATGTGCAGAACGGCGCTTTTCACGTTGATGTCTTCTTCCTTGCGCATACCAAAACCAAGATAAAGATTCATCAACAAACCGATACCTGCACTGATGAACATCCATGTCGGCGTGACCTGCTCAGGACGCTGAAACCGTCCATACGCTTCCCACAAAATCCAGATGGTGATGAGAATCAGGGTGATCCCATTGATGAGCGCCGCCAAAATCCCTGCCCTGTGGTAACCGTATGTCATCTTTTGGTTCGAGGGTTTTTCAGCTTGTTTTATCGCAAACCAGGAAAGTGCAATGGCTGCGATATCTGTAAGCACATGGCCAGCGTCGGCCAATAGGGCCAGGCTGTGTGACAGCAGGCCACCAATTATCTCGGCCATCAAAATCACCAACGTTAGGAAAAACGCTGCTCTCATTTTTTCGGCGGGTGCGTGACTGTGAAACACATCCCTGTGATCGTGATCATGGCCTTGGTCCTGAATCTCATTACCTCTACTCATAGACACTCTCTCCATCACTTTCTACATGTGTAATATGATCGATTCCCATTTGCAACAAGCCAACAATATGGGCGTCGTCACATGTGTAATACACCGTATTGCCATCTCGCCTGTTTTTCACAATGCGTAATGTCCGCAAGTACCGTAACTGATGGGATACAGCCGATTGTGTCATACCCAGGACTTCTGCCAAATCACAGACACACAGTTCTCGCCGAGTCATATTGTGCAGAATGCGAATTCGTGTGGGGTCTGCTAGTGCCTTAAATGACTCGGACAAACTTTGCACGGTCGCAAGACTAAGCTGCTTTGGTAAACAGTCTGCCACAGCCTCCGCATGGACAAGTTGACCATCACAACAATCGTGTTGTAAATTGACTTCCACAAGGAATACCACCTTTATGAACATATACTCATATATTCATTATACTAACGGACATCGAAATGTAAACATGACCCTAAGACTCACTTTCGAGGCCACGGGGGTGCCGAAGGAGAGTGAGACAAGTAGAAAATCTCGTCATGGTGTTGTAGGAATTGCTCGTAGTGACGGTCTCGATTCTGGTCGTAGAAATCCATGAACTTTGGACTCGAACAACAGCTGTATCAAGTATACTAGGGCTTGGTTTAGCCGTCATTTCAATTCCCACTCGTGTCCATTCTTAGATGAAACGACAAATTGGTGCTACCATCAGCAGCATGGCTTTAATAGTGGATAGATCGCGTCTCGTTTGTGGTTATATGACTGAACTGCAGTTGTCGCAGTGACATTGACGACGTGGTTCGGCTGGTGGTGGGCCGATTCCATAGGTGCCTTAGTACTTTCTTGAATTTGTTGTTCGGACAGCGAACCAAGCCCTTAAGGAGGCTAGAGGTTAGACGATTGACTGAATTCGTAAGTCGCCTCAATCAAATATTGTATGCATTTGTATACAAATGAATGCTCGACTGGTATATTTAGTTTGGGAGGTGATCCCCATGCCAGAGACATTTCGCAGGGGGAAAATTGAGGATTTCATCCGGCGGTTGCAGGTTCGAAAGGATATTTTGAAGAAGCAGTTGGAGCAGCAGGAATTTCAAGACCAACAGCAATACATCAAGGGACAGATCTATGCTGTGGATACCATCCTTCAAGAATTGGAGGCGGAATTTCGCACCAGTGGTCCATATGGGCGTACGATGAGAGGTTGCCGTATGCGGGAAATGAAGGCGGACCCGTAAATCGGGGTCACCTACGTGTACATGTTCCATTCGGTTCTGTGATAAATTGACTTCCAGTTAAGGAAAGGGTGACTGAACATGATGATGTTTCCCATGGCCTTCGGCTTCATGTGGATGATCATCCCGATTCTCTTGTTTACTCTTGGGGTTGCAGTGTTGTTATGGGTTGGAGTTCGAGTGTTTCGCCGCGTTTTTACTGATCGCTTCAGTAATTCGGAAAGAACGGCCGTTCGCATTTTGCAGGAGCGATACGCCAGAGGTGAAATTGACGAAGAGGAGTACCACTCGCGGATGAAACACCTGAAAGAAAACTGAACCGCGGTACTGTTTTGGCTCGATGTCACTCTGGGTCACGAAAGTCCTTGACATATCATGTCGTCGCATCAATAATATTTGATGACAGGAGGTACGCAACGATGCTGGGTGATTGCAACAAGAACAATACGTGCACTACGGAAATTCCTCGAATTCACCGTGGTGAAATTCCCCTTCTGGAAGGTGCGCAAGTACGGGCAGTCACAAGCGTTGCCAAGGCTCTTGCTGATCCGATTCGTGTGCAAATGGTATATTTGCTCTCTAGGAATAAAGACCTTTGTACATGCGAATTCGAAGAGATACTGGAACTGTCTCAATCCAAGGTATCCTATCACTTGAAACAACTCTTGGACGCTGGGATTGTAAAAAGGGAGATCCATGGTTCCTGGAGTCACTATCGTCTTGTAGATAACGAATTATTAAATTATCTTGAGATTTGTAATGTGTTGGTAACCGGGTAAAATTCGAGTTTTGTTTTGCCTATTATATCAAATTATCTTGTTAAACAAATCAATTTGATAGGAGTGAGCACGGTGGAAGCAACACAGATCCTAGAACTGGAGATTGATGGTCTTTGTTGCACCGAATGTTCTATGAGTATCGAAAAAGCGCTCAAGCGTACACATGGTGTCGTGGAGTATCAATTTCTCTTTGGTGCTGAAAAGGCCGTGGTTCAGTATTTGCCTAGTCAAACGAAACCGTCGGATATCGAGAAATCGATTAAAAGTTTCGGGCATTCGGTTCGAAATCGTAGCATCCGTAAGCCTGCGTCGGAAACCACTGAAACTACTGAAACTACTGAAACTACTGAGGCCCCGGCCCCAACGGACCAAGAGTTGTCAAAGGCGGAATTCGTCGTGGACGGATTATGCTGTACAGAATGCGTCACGAGCATTGAGGGAGTCCTTAAACAATTAGAGGGGATATCACACTACGACCTTTTATTCGGCGCGGAAAAGGCCATTGTTTCGTTTGATTCGTCCAAAACGACCACAAAAGATATCGAGCGCGCGATTCGGGGTACGGGATACCACGTGAAAGAAACAAAGACCATCTCTGAAACTGTATCGGTG
The Alicyclobacillus curvatus genome window above contains:
- a CDS encoding zinc-ribbon domain-containing protein, with the protein product MSDFFRELFGGGHHGNHHGGHHGGHHEEHSHEHHGHHEDHHHDRHRGEPYREGAQNPQRSVAVTKCPACGWANEVSSNFCSQCGTNLKPKPVQCSNCGADVPTNASFCPACGQKL
- a CDS encoding cation transporter, with protein sequence MSRGNEIQDQGHDHDHRDVFHSHAPAEKMRAAFFLTLVILMAEIIGGLLSHSLALLADAGHVLTDIAAIALSWFAIKQAEKPSNQKMTYGYHRAGILAALINGITLILITIWILWEAYGRFQRPEQVTPTWMFISAGIGLLMNLYLGFGMRKEEDINVKSAVLHMLGDAAASAGVIVGGVIIMATGWYVVDPILSVLIALLIASGAWRIVQQTVGVLMEGTPKGIDLSKVIHEIKAASGVRDVHDVHVWSITSGKNALSCHVVLDGEMSIRDSQCILQNLEHRMVHLGIGHVTVQMEDIQHPHDNSELCATMEMAHYH
- a CDS encoding helix-turn-helix transcriptional regulator, whose product is MFIKVVFLVEVNLQHDCCDGQLVHAEAVADCLPKQLSLATVQSLSESFKALADPTRIRILHNMTRRELCVCDLAEVLGMTQSAVSHQLRYLRTLRIVKNRRDGNTVYYTCDDAHIVGLLQMGIDHITHVESDGESVYE
- a CDS encoding SHOCT domain-containing protein, translated to MMMFPMAFGFMWMIIPILLFTLGVAVLLWVGVRVFRRVFTDRFSNSERTAVRILQERYARGEIDEEEYHSRMKHLKEN
- a CDS encoding winged helix-turn-helix transcriptional regulator — its product is MLGDCNKNNTCTTEIPRIHRGEIPLLEGAQVRAVTSVAKALADPIRVQMVYLLSRNKDLCTCEFEEILELSQSKVSYHLKQLLDAGIVKREIHGSWSHYRLVDNELLNYLEICNVLVTG